The nucleotide sequence ATTGATAATCCTGTTAATTCCACTTCCCCACTGTTCGATCAAACCTAGCTCCTTAAATACATTTGCCAATACTCTGTTGCGAACCTCACTCCGTCCATTAAAAATATCATCCATGGTTATATTATTGGGCAAGCTACCAGGCGATACAATATTCACAATATCATCATAAATACCCACTTTGATATCCCTGCCTTGGTTAATATAGTCCCGATGAATAATCGCTTATGTAAACAGTAATATTATGTAAAGTTTATTCTTCAACCAACCTCTCTACCTTTTTTTCCACCTATTTCCATACTGTTCTTTAGGTAAGTTCTTTACATAATAATCGTATTTTATAGATCTTAAGTCTATAAATATCAGGTTATTATGAAAACAAAACACTTATCTAATCTTTCCGCGGATTTTATGATAGTATTAAAAGCTGCGAAGTATCGACCCGCCTGTATAAGGAAGATTATTCAATCTTGGGATCACCTGGACAAGTACATGGTTAAGTTGGGTATCACCACTTATTCAAGAGCAGTTGGCGATGCTCATATCAAAGAAAGGTTTGGCGATATGCCCTATGCCGATTATAAAAAATCAAGCAAAGACAGAATCCGCTATATAGAAATGCTGTCGAATTATCAGGAAAATGGCAGCCTTTCCGGCAAACGGCTCCTAGTTCCACCTATCACCTTTACCGGAAAATTGGGTATTGCATTTAACGGATTTATTGAATACGCAAGGAGTATCAAGCGTTCAGGGTCCAGTATTCAGCGCTATAAGGCACGGATTAAGACCCTGTATGATTACCTGCAAGAGTCTGGGCAGATGGTCTCTGATATAGATGCCCCCTGCATAATTAATCAGTTTACCGTAAACTAATTCAAATATAATTGCTGAACCAATTAATTCCAGTATGTAATAGCAAGTAATTGAAAGTTATAAATTCTGAATTTTCTAAGAATTGTTAAAATTAATTGCTACTTTCGGGTAACAATATACAAGCTAGATTTCACCCTGTATTTAAATTTCTTGCTTGTAAGGAAGAACTGAGTTACTCTCTATAAAATTTATTCAACTTAAATTGATCATAGATATAGTAAGGTTTATATCTTCATTTGTAATCACCCTAAAATTATGAAAGAAGAAAGGATAACAGATCGACAAATTCTTAAGCACCTTAATTCAAAAAGAAACAGCTTATTGTCAGAATTAAGTAAAATTGACCTAGCGATTCAGGCTCTTGGAGGAAAAATTTTCGGTAATGCTACAGACGAAAAACAAACTCTAAATAGAAGTGTTAAAAGTCAAGGTAAATTAGTTCCTCCTGAAAAATATAGTAAAGGGGATACAATAGATAATAAGATAGCCTTTGCTTTAAGTCAATTAAAGGAAGCTGATAAGTCTACAATTATAACTGAAATATTGAGACAAGAACCAAGTCAAGATACTAAGAAATTAGAGGGTAATATCGCAGTAAGATTATCTTACCTGTTGAAGAAAGAAATGATTAAAGGAAAAAAGACGGGAAGAATTTATTTATATAGTTTGATAAGTGGGGAGTGTTAGCTGTCCTTTCCCTTCCCGGGGGTTAGCCCCGGGAAGGGAAAATTTCTCACTAAATAATTAGGTTTCCGTATTGATGCTTAGTACAGTTTGATCAGGTTCGACAACAGTGATAGGTCCCTGGCCTGCACCCGCAGCTTTTTAAGTCCTAGACAGAGTTTAGGTCAAAGTCCAGTTATTTTTCAAAAATATCTATTATTTTCCCAAATATCCTATGGAAAAGTTTTAAATCTTCCGTGATAACTTGTGCTGAACCTATCATTTCAGGTTTTAGCTTGATTGCCTTGTTGTATGAAGTATTTGAAGAATTTTCTATTTCGACTAATACTCTATATATCCCATCTTTTTGGAGATTAGAAAGGTCGGTTATACTTCCTTCTAAAGCTCCGAATTCGTGAGCTGGAAATGATTTTAATTTAATAATTACCCTTTGTCCCACTCTCAGTTTACCATACCCATTTGAAGTTAAATTTAATATTCCCATGTAATTATGACCTTTAGGGACTATTCCAAATAATTCATCCCCAGAATTTATATATTGGTTTTTATGAATATCTACTAAATAATTTAATTCTCCATCGACAGGGCTTCTAATAATATTTTGGTATTCCCAAGAGTTTACTATACTTTTTAGTTTCCTTAAATTTTGGGAAATTTGATTTACAAAGTCCCTATTTCTTTTTTCTTTTTCATGTTTTAATTCAATTAATTGATCTATATAGTTATTCTTTACAATATTGGATTCCAAAATAATTTGTTTGTTTATATTAATCTGTTTTTCTTTTTCAAGAAAGGCTACCTTGTCTCCAAGATATTCAGAGTCTGGGATGATTTTTTTTTGATACATCTGCTCACTCATTAGATGAATCTTTTTATTTAGACTATACTGAAGCTTAGAAATACTATCATTTACCATGTATGTTCTAATTAACGTATTGTTTGTTTTTATTCGATTGTTTAAAACTTCAAATTTCTTTTCATAATAATTGTCATTTAAAAATTCTGAATAATTTTTTAGTAATAAAATTAAACTATTTAAAACTTCTTGGTTTTCAGCAAGATTTACATTTTCAAAATAGGATGGAGTCTCACGAAAAAAGGATTTGTGTCCTAAATTTTCTTTTATGGTATTTAGAATGGATTTAACTTTTTTTATCGATCTAAGTGTAACGTTATCTTCGAACTCAAGGATAATCTCATTATTCTTAACATATTGGTTATCCTTAACATGTAGCTGTGATATATAGCCGGTTTTTTTACCAACAAGTTTGGTTATTGGATCTTTCGTTGTAATTATTATTTCTCCTTCAACCAAATCAGGATATTGGATAAACCAGCTCATCAAAACTATAGCTGTTATAATAAGTCCAAATATAAGCATCCCATATTTTGTGCTCCAATCTGAGAAATTACTTACTACATCATTGTAGTCCTCGGATTTTTCTATATCCAAATCTTCATTCATCACTCTCAAGAACTGATTTTTTCCAAAGTCAATTGATTCTTAACCAAATTGAAATACCTTCCTTTCAAATTTATTAATTCACTATGAGAACCTAGTTCAACAATTTTCCCTTGTTCCATGACAACTATCTGATCTGCATTCTTAACCGTACTTAACCTGTGGGCAATAACAACCACTGTTTTGTTTTTGAAAAAAAGATTTAAGTTTTCCATTATCTTACTTTCATTGTTAGCATCAAGAGCACTAGTGGCCTCATCGAAAAATATAAATTCAGGATTTTTATAAACTGCTCTAGCAATTAATAATCTTTGCTTTTGACCTGTACTTAATCCAAGACCGTCATTACCAATTTCAGTTAAATATCCATGAGGTAGTGAATTAATGAAATCTTCTATATTAGCAACTTGAGAAGCTTTTTGGAGTTTTAATCTATCTATTCTGTCATCACCAAGTGCAATATTTTCTGAAATTGTACCACTAAAAATATACCCTTCTTGCATTACAACACCACATTTTTTTCTCCAATCGGATTTACTTATATTCTGAAGCCTCACTCCCGAAATTGAAACTTCGCCGTTTTTAATATCGTAATAATTTAATAGAATTTTCAATAAGGTTGTCTTCCCACACCCGCTTTCCCCAACAATTGCAGTTACTTTATTTGAGGGGATAGTCAAATCTATCTTTGACAAAACTTCTTTTTCTGAACCAGTATATTTAAAAGAAAGGTTTTTGAGATGGATACTGCTGTTTTCCGGGATACTATTTATTCCTATTAAATTTGAGTCCTCGTCTTCTTTATTCAGGATTTCTCTCAGTCTTTCTAAGCCTATTTTTGCGTTTTGAATTGAATGGGTAAAATCAACAAGTTGTCCTACTGGAGAATTTAGTTGTCCAATTATGTAAGATATTGACAGCATCATTCCTAAAGTTATTTCCCCATCTATTACAAGTTTTGCTGAATAATAAGTGATGAAGATATTTTTTAACTCGTTTATAATTAATGAACCAGAAGTTTGAAATTGTTCTATAATTATATTTTTAAGACTAAGATTAAATAACTTAACTTGGAGTGTTTCCCAATTCCATCTTTTTAACTTTTCCGCATTATGTAATTTTATTTCCTGCATTCCATTGATAAATTCAATTATTTTACTTTTTTCTTTACTGACATAAGAGAATCTTTTGTAGTCTATTTCTTTTCTTTTTTTAAGAAAAAGAAATACCCATAGCAAATAAGCGAAGCTTCCGAAAAAGAAATAAAGGAAAATATCTACATTATAATATATTAATACGCCGCCAAAAATCAGTAAATTTAATATGGAGAACAGAACATTAATAGAGGTGCTGGTTAGTAATTGCTGAATTCTCGAATTATCATTAATTCTTTCTAGAATGTCTCCGGTCCTTTTGGAATCAAAATATGAAATTGGTAGGTTAAATAGTTTAATAAAAAAGTCAGAGACAAGAGAAATATTAATTCTGGCACTGATATTTACAAGTATCCAGTTTCTGACAATTTCAATCCCTTGTCTTCCCAGGAATAGAAACAATTGTGCAATCAATATGATATTAATAAAGTCAATATTCTTATTTTGAATTCCAACATCTATTATACTTTGGGTTAGGAAAGGAAATATCAATTGGAGAAGGCTACCAAAAAGGAGACTTAGAAAGATTTGAAGAAAGACGGCCTTGTATTTTCGTAAGTAGCTTGAAATATACGCAAAATCAGATCCTGCTTCAGATTTTTCATCTTCATTTTCATAAAAACTTGGAGAAGGATCAAGCATTAATACAATCCCAGCTTTTTCTTCCGAATTTTCTCCTACCCAATGATTAATAAATTCCCTTTTAGGGTAACTTATTAGTCCAAAAGCGGGATCAGATACGCTTACTTTGTCCTTTTTAATTTTATAGACAACAACAAAATGTTTATTTTCCCAATGAACTATACAAGGAAGATTAATTCTAGATAGAAGTTCAGAAAAAGTTAATTTTAATCCGATGGTCCTATACCCTAACTTCTCTGCAGCATCACTTAAATTTAAAAGAGTTGTTCCTTCTCTGGTTGTTTCACTTAATTCATTTAGGGTTTTTAAAGAAAAATTTTTTTTGTAATATTTTGAGACAATTCTTAAACAAGTTGGGCCACAATCTTTTTCATCTAGTTGTTTATATGTTGGAAATTTTTTCAAGGTGATTTTAAATTTGCTCACAACTTTGTTGTGAAATATTTTAATTAGTTAGATTACACTAAAACAATACTAAGAATAAATGCTTTTTTTGACCTACTAAATATTTAGGTTGTCAATTATATTTAATCTTAGCTAACTCTGACTTATAAAATTGATTTAAAACATCATAAATTACCATTTCATATTTCCTTTGTGAATTTTTGAAAATTCTATTCATTGCCATATGCAAAAAGCTATATAAAAGATTAGTCAGCTCATTTCTATTGGAGGATATGCTTACCATTGATTGAATAGTAACCAAACTTCTATTTGAATAATTATCGATGGCTAACTTTATTATCTCCAGTTCTTTATCATCAAATTGATTAGATTTTAATACTGAATTTAAATCATTCCGAATATTACGATATAATTTATTTAATTTTTTAATTGTAAATTTATTTTTGCCAAATTCTTTTCCGAAATTATCGGATAGGTTTAATAAAATCATGTGTTTTTCCTCAATATTACATTTAAAATTTTCTAGAATTTGGTTAAGTAGCATTGTAGCAAAGTTCCATTTCTTTTGCTCTAATGTTTCAAAATCTAATTTTGCAAGGATTGCAAGAATTAGATCACTCTCAAAGTAAAAAAGGGACTCCACAAGATTTATATATTTACTTCCATACCTTTCTAGCTCTCGTCGATATACCGATAAATTATAATCAGAAATTAATCTGTCATTAATTAGTTTTTCTCCAATTTCATTTACAATATTATTTATAATTGAGAAATACGACTTATCGGAAGGTTCGATTCTAATTCTTAAATGGTAACCTTTTTCATCAAAATATCTAATGAAGAACCATTTCTTCATAAAATTATTTTGTTTCAATTGATTAATCAAAGGAGAAATAAACTCAATTAATATAGAGTCTGAAAAATTTGGACCACAATAGAACTTATAAAATATCCATTCATCACCAATATTGAAATTTCTTTTCACT is from Echinicola marina and encodes:
- a CDS encoding HlyD family efflux transporter periplasmic adaptor subunit, with the protein product MNEDLDIEKSEDYNDVVSNFSDWSTKYGMLIFGLIITAIVLMSWFIQYPDLVEGEIIITTKDPITKLVGKKTGYISQLHVKDNQYVKNNEIILEFEDNVTLRSIKKVKSILNTIKENLGHKSFFRETPSYFENVNLAENQEVLNSLILLLKNYSEFLNDNYYEKKFEVLNNRIKTNNTLIRTYMVNDSISKLQYSLNKKIHLMSEQMYQKKIIPDSEYLGDKVAFLEKEKQININKQIILESNIVKNNYIDQLIELKHEKEKRNRDFVNQISQNLRKLKSIVNSWEYQNIIRSPVDGELNYLVDIHKNQYINSGDELFGIVPKGHNYMGILNLTSNGYGKLRVGQRVIIKLKSFPAHEFGALEGSITDLSNLQKDGIYRVLVEIENSSNTSYNKAIKLKPEMIGSAQVITEDLKLFHRIFGKIIDIFEK
- a CDS encoding peptidase domain-containing ABC transporter yields the protein MKKFPTYKQLDEKDCGPTCLRIVSKYYKKNFSLKTLNELSETTREGTTLLNLSDAAEKLGYRTIGLKLTFSELLSRINLPCIVHWENKHFVVVYKIKKDKVSVSDPAFGLISYPKREFINHWVGENSEEKAGIVLMLDPSPSFYENEDEKSEAGSDFAYISSYLRKYKAVFLQIFLSLLFGSLLQLIFPFLTQSIIDVGIQNKNIDFINIILIAQLFLFLGRQGIEIVRNWILVNISARINISLVSDFFIKLFNLPISYFDSKRTGDILERINDNSRIQQLLTSTSINVLFSILNLLIFGGVLIYYNVDIFLYFFFGSFAYLLWVFLFLKKRKEIDYKRFSYVSKEKSKIIEFINGMQEIKLHNAEKLKRWNWETLQVKLFNLSLKNIIIEQFQTSGSLIINELKNIFITYYSAKLVIDGEITLGMMLSISYIIGQLNSPVGQLVDFTHSIQNAKIGLERLREILNKEDEDSNLIGINSIPENSSIHLKNLSFKYTGSEKEVLSKIDLTIPSNKVTAIVGESGCGKTTLLKILLNYYDIKNGEVSISGVRLQNISKSDWRKKCGVVMQEGYIFSGTISENIALGDDRIDRLKLQKASQVANIEDFINSLPHGYLTEIGNDGLGLSTGQKQRLLIARAVYKNPEFIFFDEATSALDANNESKIMENLNLFFKNKTVVVIAHRLSTVKNADQIVVMEQGKIVELGSHSELINLKGRYFNLVKNQLTLEKISS